One Pleurocapsa sp. PCC 7327 DNA segment encodes these proteins:
- the hpsA gene encoding hormogonium polysaccharide biosynthesis protein HpsA yields the protein MSLLKTEKRTKQPSDGSFASNRRPDFLLHRGLRSLPLFSRRPSFSNAGFVLPTIALLLLILSLVVSSMLFRTTQQAQQVIGSAESQKIYNAATPAIERAKAKLEYLFETDQRITVGVPSEGKLESMMRNVNDTTNGILALPTDPYTLPGETRLNLDGDPNTVENAWYYTTDMDSDGSQEVIAYSIMMKTEADINGNGTIETSENIKNIVDQSGKTADEIKAKNFLTRSGPLTIQTGLASTDCQIPALKLAKGWEAINSASVRKNFQIDAVVANASTTNKSVAALELQQDRQMDRGNKWAAWFRDDIDFSNPPPFTWNGAMHSEGSIYFGQNNNQIKFYLVSSPYSCLYNQDASEITINQLRDLDDADGDGNTQEITFQGQAIAGTTSSNTNGIMLVDLFPGAGKKPADVSGHSDVQLTSTTDSVENSPVPYTYSLNPIAIFTEDKSQSRYSADPTNVSSRVNTWNNSSLNKRIVNKSERKPYLDDTYRADNRWGPKPRYKPLDRDPTNQTQTTASNYGKTIQESVTGSKLYNELTGDTPDPNFPDEVGLDGYWERRARVQGLRIIVGQRLELGNPFGWSSNDPLYPPSNNTLTNKDIQRRTLRDNLAAVQATAVYHYKSVTTGYTDEPVTVLATTAHPGTLATKTNSTTFNRVPGSTNINTNFLVGEGTNGWEFTPVSSANLSSAAMVTALTNLARFAGDPDGAFPPKQEATGTIVHPYPYLTMWGDFSNLRRIVDTGGLSNFSALSTADKSTVYTAASMLGMLAYNLDNLQSYDYNVPANKNALFSTSATNDLDDALAILGDGNNSNGEVRYNAGTGRIEVYANGGTLISTFPSTSSLQEAYLLGVSNLATAYNPVGNRQLLQFLQLKEQVKRDRQYGFATSPTTSYTIPTISGFSGLSFPTGITKNSGTNLNIGCDYRNTTSGNNFFGFGDPTTQTSLNTFLRLSTAICYNTVPLPGSANVTPKFPALYYLFPIAEHAHDGQISSTATTAGATAVIQPSTEPYIADTYIFDRTNSKGVNWNSTNDFYKVVGDTDSNGRENGTENGIAAIALQPKARTDWKLPTTTTTNTNIDNKIVDNGTNVYVSLLDKSFYNGRELMGVRTLDLDLNLLRNNTLNGESWIPNSGIVYAFREDAVREDAIARPKKSDKTWSDCHTESELTGQADCQMKTRLDSPQDPPINATTGVSTKPVDFFADPYRRPFGFRLRNGSDLSRNGTERGLSFVSDNPIYIQGNFNLHQDSSGTLQEEFTEPLNEDWNNFYTRETLNTNFAKSTTDRWRATEVIGDAVTILSNNFCDGTVESGFNGNTSTNASGYIFDTNPNPTVSGCPASTEQPSSYLNSPMYQQSNAVGWEREDGSTNVNLPIKIDRNGTVRYCSSTANCNNRTYSDYTNYRTLQNGRVLGRGINGTRVNSIIVSGQIPTRTNQWNGGIINFPRFLEYWTSRRLFIAGAFIQLNYSTYATGPWQHENSTWEPSTSAATSGPWNYYSPPMRRWGYDVALQYAPPGPVAQRFISTGTPRSEVYQERPADDPYIKQLRCATVTVSGNTQKVDKNATDCS from the coding sequence ATGTCTTTATTAAAGACAGAGAAAAGGACAAAGCAGCCTTCAGATGGCTCGTTCGCCTCTAATAGACGACCTGATTTCTTGCTACATAGAGGTCTGCGTTCTCTTCCTCTTTTTAGCAGGCGACCCAGCTTCTCGAATGCTGGTTTCGTTTTACCCACTATCGCTTTGCTTTTGTTGATATTAAGCTTAGTTGTTAGTTCAATGTTGTTTCGCACAACTCAACAGGCTCAACAGGTAATCGGTAGTGCTGAGAGCCAAAAGATATACAATGCTGCGACACCAGCGATCGAACGAGCAAAAGCAAAATTAGAATACCTTTTTGAAACCGATCAAAGAATTACCGTTGGAGTTCCCTCTGAGGGCAAGTTAGAGAGCATGATGAGGAATGTAAATGATACTACCAATGGTATTCTCGCCCTTCCCACCGATCCCTATACTTTACCTGGAGAAACCCGTCTCAACCTCGATGGAGATCCTAATACAGTTGAGAACGCCTGGTACTACACCACAGATATGGATAGCGATGGTAGTCAAGAGGTTATTGCTTACTCAATTATGATGAAAACTGAGGCAGATATAAATGGCAATGGCACGATAGAAACCAGTGAAAATATTAAAAATATTGTTGACCAATCTGGTAAAACAGCTGACGAGATTAAAGCCAAAAATTTTCTCACTCGTAGTGGCCCGCTGACGATACAAACGGGGTTAGCCAGCACTGATTGCCAAATTCCCGCACTGAAACTTGCAAAAGGGTGGGAAGCAATCAATAGTGCTTCGGTACGCAAAAACTTTCAAATCGATGCTGTAGTAGCAAATGCTTCCACAACGAACAAAAGTGTTGCTGCCTTAGAGCTACAGCAAGACAGGCAGATGGATCGGGGTAACAAGTGGGCAGCCTGGTTTCGCGATGATATTGATTTTTCAAATCCTCCTCCTTTTACTTGGAATGGCGCAATGCATTCCGAAGGAAGCATTTATTTTGGGCAAAATAATAATCAAATCAAATTTTACCTGGTTAGTTCGCCATACTCTTGTCTTTATAATCAGGATGCTTCCGAAATAACGATCAATCAGCTTCGAGATCTAGACGACGCAGACGGCGACGGGAACACCCAGGAAATCACTTTTCAAGGTCAAGCGATCGCTGGCACCACCAGCAGTAATACTAATGGCATTATGCTAGTTGACTTATTTCCAGGAGCCGGAAAAAAACCTGCGGATGTCAGTGGCCATAGCGATGTTCAATTAACAAGTACTACTGATTCTGTTGAAAACAGCCCTGTTCCCTATACCTATTCTCTCAACCCAATAGCAATCTTTACCGAGGATAAATCTCAGTCTCGATATAGTGCCGATCCAACCAATGTTTCAAGCAGGGTTAATACATGGAACAATAGTTCCTTAAATAAACGAATTGTGAACAAATCAGAAAGAAAACCCTACTTGGACGATACCTATCGAGCAGACAATCGCTGGGGACCAAAACCAAGATATAAACCTTTAGATCGAGATCCGACCAATCAAACTCAAACGACTGCAAGCAACTACGGTAAAACAATACAGGAATCTGTAACTGGTTCCAAACTCTACAACGAACTAACTGGGGATACTCCCGATCCAAACTTTCCCGATGAAGTAGGACTTGATGGCTACTGGGAACGTCGCGCTCGCGTTCAGGGATTGCGGATCATTGTCGGACAAAGGTTAGAATTAGGCAATCCCTTTGGTTGGAGTAGCAACGATCCGCTTTATCCCCCAAGCAATAACACTCTCACTAACAAAGATATACAAAGACGTACTCTCAGGGATAATCTAGCAGCAGTTCAAGCAACAGCAGTTTATCACTACAAGAGCGTTACTACTGGCTATACCGATGAACCAGTTACCGTTTTAGCAACAACTGCTCATCCAGGCACTCTAGCAACCAAGACAAATAGCACAACCTTTAATAGAGTTCCTGGTAGTACTAACATTAATACTAATTTTCTCGTTGGTGAAGGAACCAACGGCTGGGAATTTACACCTGTCAGTTCCGCTAATCTTAGTAGTGCAGCCATGGTGACAGCCTTAACTAATCTTGCTCGCTTTGCCGGAGATCCTGATGGAGCTTTTCCGCCCAAGCAAGAAGCAACAGGCACCATCGTCCATCCTTATCCTTATTTAACTATGTGGGGAGATTTTTCTAACCTACGAAGGATAGTTGATACAGGGGGATTAAGTAATTTTAGTGCTCTCAGCACTGCTGATAAAAGTACCGTTTACACTGCCGCTTCTATGTTAGGGATGTTGGCTTATAACTTGGATAATCTGCAAAGTTACGATTACAATGTTCCTGCTAACAAGAATGCATTATTCTCTACTTCAGCTACTAATGATTTAGATGATGCCCTAGCAATTTTAGGTGATGGTAACAACAGCAATGGAGAAGTGAGATATAATGCTGGCACTGGCAGGATAGAAGTCTATGCTAATGGTGGTACTCTAATCTCTACTTTTCCAAGTACCTCGTCACTACAAGAAGCTTATTTATTAGGAGTAAGCAATCTTGCTACAGCGTATAATCCGGTAGGAAATAGACAATTATTGCAATTTTTACAGCTAAAGGAACAGGTAAAACGCGATCGCCAATACGGTTTTGCTACATCACCAACAACTTCCTACACAATACCAACCATAAGCGGCTTTTCAGGTTTATCGTTTCCTACTGGTATCACAAAAAATTCAGGTACAAATCTTAATATCGGCTGTGACTATCGCAATACTACGAGTGGAAATAACTTCTTTGGTTTTGGCGATCCAACCACGCAGACAAGCCTAAATACATTTCTTCGTCTATCAACTGCGATTTGCTATAATACAGTGCCTTTACCTGGTTCTGCTAACGTAACACCAAAGTTTCCAGCCCTATATTATCTGTTCCCAATAGCAGAACACGCTCATGATGGACAGATTTCATCTACAGCAACTACTGCTGGAGCAACTGCTGTTATTCAACCCAGTACTGAGCCTTATATTGCTGACACTTACATATTTGACCGCACTAATAGTAAAGGAGTTAACTGGAACTCTACTAACGACTTTTATAAAGTTGTGGGCGACACAGATAGTAATGGCAGAGAAAATGGAACAGAAAATGGAATTGCCGCGATCGCTCTTCAACCAAAAGCTAGAACTGATTGGAAGCTACCCACAACAACAACAACTAACACGAATATTGACAACAAGATAGTTGATAATGGAACCAACGTTTATGTGTCGTTACTAGATAAAAGTTTTTACAATGGTCGGGAATTAATGGGAGTAAGAACATTAGATCTCGACTTAAACCTGCTCCGCAACAATACTTTGAATGGTGAGAGTTGGATTCCTAACAGTGGTATCGTCTATGCTTTCCGCGAAGATGCGGTGCGAGAAGATGCTATTGCTAGACCTAAAAAGAGTGATAAAACTTGGTCGGACTGCCATACAGAGTCAGAATTAACCGGACAAGCTGACTGTCAAATGAAAACAAGACTTGATAGTCCTCAAGACCCTCCCATTAATGCGACAACTGGCGTAAGTACAAAACCTGTTGACTTTTTTGCCGACCCCTACCGCCGTCCTTTTGGATTTCGCCTTCGCAATGGAAGTGACTTGTCACGCAATGGCACCGAGCGCGGTTTATCCTTTGTTAGCGACAATCCTATTTATATTCAAGGTAATTTTAATCTGCATCAGGATAGCAGCGGCACCCTCCAAGAAGAGTTTACAGAACCTCTCAACGAAGATTGGAATAATTTCTACACCCGTGAAACTCTCAACACTAATTTTGCCAAGTCTACTACAGATCGATGGCGAGCGACAGAAGTAATCGGCGATGCCGTGACCATCTTGTCTAATAACTTCTGCGACGGAACGGTTGAAAGTGGATTTAACGGTAATACTTCTACTAATGCTAGCGGCTACATCTTTGACACCAACCCTAATCCTACTGTTAGTGGTTGTCCCGCAAGCACTGAACAACCTTCTTCTTATCTCAACAGCCCTATGTATCAGCAAAGTAATGCTGTTGGATGGGAGCGGGAAGATGGAAGCACTAATGTCAATTTGCCAATCAAAATAGATCGAAATGGAACAGTTCGCTACTGTAGCTCTACCGCCAATTGCAATAACAGAACATATAGCGATTATACTAACTACCGAACTTTACAAAATGGAAGAGTATTAGGTCGTGGAATTAATGGAACTCGCGTGAATAGCATTATCGTCAGCGGTCAAATTCCTACCAGAACCAATCAGTGGAATGGTGGCATTATTAACTTTCCTCGATTTCTAGAGTATTGGACGAGTAGAAGGTTATTTATTGCGGGGGCTTTTATTCAGCTAAACTACAGCACTTATGCTACGGGTCCTTGGCAACACGAAAATAGCACTTGGGAACCCAGCACGAGTGCTGCTACAAGTGGACCATGGAACTACTATAGTCCACCTATGCGGCGCTGGGGTTATGATGTCGCTCTACAGTACGCTCCTCCAGGACCCGTAGCCCAGCGTTTTATTTCTACTGGTACTCCTCGAAGCGAAGTTTACCAAGAACGACCGGCAGACGACCCCTATATTAAGCAATTGCGCTGTGCCACAGTAACCGTAAGTGGCAATACTCAGAAAGTCGATAAAAACGCGACAGACTGTAGTTAA
- a CDS encoding BMC domain-containing protein, producing the protein MKKAHRASDSALGLVSTQSFPAIVGTADMMLKSAEVTLVGYEKIGSGHCTAIVRGNIADVRLAVEEGANMAEKIGQLVSKLVIPRPMPNLEAIFPIGSHLVQIAQQQRGYSRLSNQSIGLVETRGFPAMVGAADAMLKSADVQLASYETIGAGLCTAIIRGSVANVAVAVEAGMHEAERIGELHAVMVIPRLLEDLEHTLPVASYWLEQPEPLPMLMPRKVTEKQRELVALPELQKTPISIQKKLKEKEDTQS; encoded by the coding sequence ATGAAAAAAGCGCACAGAGCTAGCGACAGCGCACTTGGTTTAGTATCCACGCAAAGCTTCCCTGCCATCGTCGGAACAGCTGATATGATGCTCAAATCAGCAGAAGTAACCTTGGTCGGGTATGAAAAAATTGGTAGCGGTCATTGCACGGCTATCGTTCGGGGTAATATTGCCGACGTTCGCTTAGCGGTAGAAGAGGGAGCGAACATGGCAGAAAAAATCGGTCAGTTAGTCTCCAAATTGGTTATTCCCCGTCCGATGCCCAACCTAGAAGCCATCTTTCCCATCGGCAGCCACTTGGTACAAATCGCTCAGCAACAGCGGGGTTACAGCCGCCTGAGCAATCAATCCATCGGTTTGGTAGAAACGCGAGGGTTCCCGGCAATGGTGGGTGCGGCTGATGCGATGTTGAAGTCAGCTGACGTACAACTCGCCTCCTACGAAACCATTGGCGCTGGGTTGTGTACGGCAATTATACGGGGTTCTGTGGCGAACGTTGCCGTAGCAGTCGAAGCGGGAATGCACGAAGCCGAACGCATCGGCGAACTACACGCCGTGATGGTCATTCCCAGACTCCTAGAAGACTTAGAACATACGCTACCCGTTGCCAGTTACTGGTTGGAGCAACCCGAACCCTTACCGATGCTCATGCCGAGAAAGGTTACAGAGAAACAAAGGGAGTTGGTTGCGCTTCCAGAACTCCAGAAAACCCCTATCTCTATCCAAAAAAAGCTTAAAGAGAAGGAAGACACTCAATCGTAG
- the cobO gene encoding cob(I)yrinic acid a,c-diamide adenosyltransferase, protein MPSLTPEQYKEKMQRRKEIQEKRLAERSQEKGLIILHTGNGKGKTTAALGMVMRSLGHGFKVAIVQFIKGAWEPAEKAVLSRWEDRLEFYAMGEGFTWETQDRERDIQRAEEAWQKGLEFICNRDYKLVLLDEINVALKLGYLDIDKILAGLDQKPEDSHVILTGRGAPPELIEKADLVTEMTLIKHPFKEQGVKAQPGIEF, encoded by the coding sequence ATGCCCTCTCTTACTCCCGAACAATATAAAGAAAAAATGCAGCGACGCAAGGAAATTCAGGAAAAGCGTCTAGCAGAGCGATCGCAAGAAAAAGGGTTAATTATCCTTCATACTGGTAATGGCAAAGGCAAAACGACGGCGGCGTTGGGAATGGTCATGCGATCGCTCGGTCATGGATTTAAAGTCGCGATCGTACAATTTATTAAAGGTGCTTGGGAACCAGCAGAAAAAGCGGTCTTGAGTCGTTGGGAAGATCGACTCGAATTTTATGCGATGGGAGAAGGCTTTACCTGGGAAACGCAAGATCGAGAGCGAGATATCCAGAGGGCAGAAGAAGCTTGGCAAAAAGGGCTAGAATTTATCTGCAATCGAGATTATAAGCTAGTTCTCTTGGATGAAATTAATGTAGCGCTCAAGCTTGGTTATCTCGATATTGACAAGATTTTAGCTGGACTGGATCAAAAACCCGAAGATTCTCACGTTATTTTGACAGGCAGAGGCGCACCGCCAGAATTGATAGAAAAAGCCGATTTAGTTACTGAAATGACTTTAATCAAACATCCTTTTAAAGAGCAAGGAGTCAAAGCGCAGCCAGGGATTGAGTTTTAA
- a CDS encoding GspH/FimT family pseudopilin, whose product MKNYQKSYNSIQGFSLLEILVVVIIVGILSAIAAPSWIAFFNRQQLNASNNQVYQAMRQAQSKAQQEKETWQASFQEQGRVVRWAVHRASLPTAQISWQDFSNSIQIDSESNLPRAGGIFRIRFNHKGCPVYNPQDTCTNTTIRTKGRLTLSLKNGSGTKRCVIVSTLLGALRSAQEQPTPDDKGRYCY is encoded by the coding sequence ATGAAAAATTACCAAAAAAGTTATAATTCTATTCAAGGATTCTCTTTACTGGAGATTTTAGTAGTAGTTATTATAGTTGGTATCCTAAGCGCGATCGCGGCTCCTAGTTGGATCGCTTTTTTCAATCGCCAGCAACTCAATGCCTCTAATAATCAAGTCTACCAAGCAATGCGGCAAGCGCAAAGTAAAGCGCAACAAGAGAAAGAAACTTGGCAAGCAAGTTTTCAAGAACAGGGCAGAGTCGTTCGGTGGGCGGTACATAGAGCTAGTCTTCCTACTGCGCAAATTTCTTGGCAGGATTTTTCCAATTCAATTCAGATCGACTCCGAATCTAACTTACCTAGAGCAGGGGGGATATTTCGCATTCGCTTCAATCACAAAGGTTGCCCAGTCTACAATCCGCAAGACACCTGTACTAATACAACCATTCGTACCAAAGGGCGCTTGACTTTATCCCTAAAAAATGGTAGTGGAACAAAACGCTGCGTTATTGTTTCTACCCTTTTAGGCGCATTGCGATCGGCGCAAGAGCAACCTACTCCTGACGATAAGGGTAGATATTGCTATTAA
- a CDS encoding type II secretion system protein J: MSLRFHNASVNQLGRLFHKSKTAGFTLIELLMVSILGSIVVSGLLWVMNDMLRENQRELALSSTQQDMKRALAFIEEDLREAVYTYDGNGLNSILSYLPFSSTSTDTIPIIAFWKVEPVPYSASGSLPNCSTISTSKKNECEALKIERRAYTLVMYLLSTTDSNPKTWEGKSRILRYQLRKYGDLSTLTRNPGYADPRLDSTFTSWPRDIDNNNAQAPGTISSTTIPLVDFVALPTDSNITLPACPAGDSQYTYQRTPTDSSKSKSFFACVGTNQNDTANQDIILFLTGNANGNAGLDKEELLAPLKAQVISRGVIEKIVKE; encoded by the coding sequence ATGAGCTTACGCTTTCATAACGCAAGTGTCAATCAATTAGGACGATTGTTCCACAAAAGTAAAACGGCTGGTTTTACTCTAATTGAGCTTTTGATGGTCAGCATCTTGGGCAGCATAGTTGTTTCAGGTCTGCTGTGGGTAATGAACGATATGCTTAGAGAAAACCAGCGCGAACTTGCTCTTAGCTCAACTCAGCAGGATATGAAGAGAGCATTAGCATTTATTGAGGAAGATTTGCGCGAAGCCGTTTATACCTACGATGGCAATGGCTTGAATAGCATACTTTCTTATTTACCTTTTAGCAGTACTTCTACTGACACAATACCCATTATTGCTTTCTGGAAAGTAGAGCCAGTTCCCTATTCTGCAAGTGGAAGTCTTCCAAATTGCAGTACAATCTCTACCTCAAAAAAAAATGAGTGTGAGGCGCTAAAAATAGAACGCCGCGCTTATACACTGGTCATGTATTTGCTATCTACTACGGATTCTAATCCTAAAACGTGGGAGGGCAAGTCTAGGATTCTTCGCTATCAGCTACGCAAGTATGGTGATTTAAGTACCCTGACGCGCAATCCAGGTTATGCTGACCCCAGACTAGATAGTACTTTTACAAGCTGGCCTAGGGATATCGATAATAATAATGCTCAAGCTCCAGGCACAATATCAAGCACTACTATTCCTCTAGTCGATTTCGTCGCCTTACCCACTGACTCTAATATAACTCTCCCTGCTTGCCCTGCTGGCGATAGTCAATATACCTATCAACGCACCCCTACTGATAGTAGTAAATCTAAAAGCTTTTTTGCCTGTGTTGGGACTAATCAAAATGATACCGCTAACCAAGATATCATTCTCTTCTTAACAGGGAATGCTAATGGTAATGCAGGATTAGATAAAGAGGAATTACTCGCTCCTTTAAAAGCTCAAGTCATTAGTCGTGGCGTTATTGAAAAAATCGTAAAAGAATGA
- a CDS encoding TIGR04283 family arsenosugar biosynthesis glycosyltransferase, translated as MSGVSIIIPALNESATLGRTLRHLSLLDPPAREIIVVDGGSQDNTPEIAKAAGVTVLISDRKGRSLQMNRGAEVAIGEILCFLHADTLVPDDLVTIVEKTLADRSVTCGGFISLMAGTDATRWGVTLHNYLKTYYAPLLFRPHLFFRGLRLLFGDQVMFCRRSDFWDCGGFDRELPIMEDADLCLRLFRLGKIRLVNRVVQSSDRRVAKLGVLKANAIYFYIGYLWGIGVSANYLKKFYEDIR; from the coding sequence ATGTCTGGTGTTTCTATTATCATCCCTGCTTTAAATGAATCTGCTACATTAGGACGAACGCTACGTCATCTCAGCTTGCTCGATCCTCCCGCTAGGGAAATCATTGTAGTCGATGGCGGCAGTCAAGATAATACCCCAGAAATTGCTAAAGCAGCAGGGGTTACGGTTCTTATCTCGGATCGCAAAGGGCGATCGCTACAAATGAATCGAGGCGCAGAAGTCGCTATAGGAGAAATTCTCTGCTTTCTCCATGCCGATACCCTAGTTCCTGACGATCTAGTGACGATCGTCGAAAAAACTTTAGCCGATCGCAGCGTTACCTGTGGCGGCTTTATCTCCTTGATGGCAGGGACGGATGCAACTCGCTGGGGAGTCACGCTACATAATTACTTGAAAACCTACTACGCTCCCCTGCTGTTTCGACCTCACTTGTTTTTTAGAGGATTGCGGCTTCTATTTGGCGATCAAGTGATGTTTTGTCGTCGGAGTGATTTTTGGGATTGCGGTGGCTTCGATCGCGAACTGCCGATTATGGAAGATGCCGATCTCTGTTTGAGGCTATTTCGGCTAGGAAAAATCCGCTTAGTCAATCGCGTCGTCCAATCGAGCGATCGCCGCGTGGCTAAGTTGGGAGTCCTTAAAGCTAACGCGATCTATTTCTACATCGGCTATTTATGGGGCATTGGCGTTTCTGCCAATTATCTCAAAAAATTTTATGAAGATATTCGCTGA
- a CDS encoding Tfp pilus assembly protein FimT/FimU encodes MKKNLYVYQSKAGYTLIEILVVIIIAGVLAAIAAPSWVAFIERQRLNEANNQVYQAIRQAQSQAQKEKETWQVSLKEESGVAKLAVHSAKVTSPSWKEFPQSIRIDTTKTNLLETSTSSGIYRIRFNYKGCPVNATTDTCINTTLTVPQRITLLNQNGGNPRRCIIISTQLGAIRSSQDTNCN; translated from the coding sequence ATGAAAAAAAATTTATATGTATATCAGTCTAAAGCTGGCTATACACTGATAGAAATCTTAGTTGTTATTATTATCGCTGGTGTTTTAGCTGCGATCGCGGCTCCTAGCTGGGTGGCTTTCATCGAACGTCAGCGTCTTAACGAGGCTAACAATCAAGTTTACCAGGCAATTCGTCAAGCTCAAAGTCAAGCCCAAAAGGAGAAAGAAACTTGGCAAGTAAGCTTGAAAGAGGAAAGTGGAGTTGCTAAGTTAGCAGTTCATTCAGCTAAGGTTACAAGCCCTTCTTGGAAGGAATTTCCTCAATCTATTCGGATCGACACTACTAAAACCAATTTATTAGAAACTTCTACATCAAGTGGTATTTATAGAATTCGATTCAATTATAAGGGTTGTCCCGTTAATGCTACGACAGATACCTGTATCAATACTACTCTGACAGTACCTCAACGAATAACTTTATTGAATCAAAATGGGGGAAATCCAAGACGCTGTATTATTATTTCTACTCAACTAGGAGCAATTAGAAGTAGTCAAGATACAAATTGCAATTAA
- the tnpA gene encoding IS200/IS605 family transposase: MQPLLRKSSHALFCIHLHIVLVTKYRGKVITSEILTRMQTIFTELCEQQKSILIEFNGEEDHVHLLVSLSPDNQISEFVKVLKASSSRLIRKEFKSHVDKYYWKPVFWSSSYLVNSSGGVSLDVLKKSIKQQDSPRS; encoded by the coding sequence GTGCAACCTTTGCTCAGAAAGAGTTCTCATGCTCTATTTTGTATTCACTTGCATATTGTATTGGTAACGAAGTATCGAGGCAAGGTGATTACTTCTGAAATTCTCACTAGAATGCAAACAATTTTCACGGAGCTCTGCGAACAACAAAAAAGCATTTTGATTGAGTTCAATGGCGAAGAAGACCATGTTCATTTATTGGTCAGTCTGTCTCCAGACAACCAGATTTCTGAGTTTGTAAAAGTTCTTAAAGCGTCATCAAGCAGACTAATTCGCAAGGAGTTCAAGTCTCATGTTGACAAATACTACTGGAAACCTGTTTTTTGGTCTAGCTCATACTTGGTCAATTCCAGTGGCGGAGTATCGCTTGATGTTTTGAAAAAATCTATCAAGCAACAAGATTCTCCGCGTAGCTAA
- a CDS encoding RuBisCO accumulation factor 1, with the protein MEEKPQDNSSQLSQEGAEELLRSLIYKEGTWVDWGKACLQLQKAGYNSQTIFEKTGFQASQQNLIIVAAQVYDSLVKAGVSEETLSYYRGPKSDVLYELRILNQEQRAAAAQLAQEKKLEFDSAKEVAKAIQEFSRFSQIPAGFTNDPGDAVAYQYWKRARQKKDLQERARLIAQALKFARSESAREAIEKLLSDFTAAPSRTAPLIPIYRLEAEEEIARIIPVVGTLPLTRQDLETISPVQLREPFRIAHLAKDGSVVPLPGWQAVLKAEDPVAILCNSDRLPTPLPGKAEDVLVVVDRQATQWDVNSYFLIEREGQLTFQWFEEAPDILLLGQVVLVLRPKKILDENNIIEPWQMDD; encoded by the coding sequence ATGGAAGAAAAACCTCAAGATAATTCATCGCAATTGTCACAAGAAGGGGCGGAAGAATTACTGCGATCGCTAATTTACAAAGAAGGGACTTGGGTAGACTGGGGCAAAGCCTGTCTGCAATTACAAAAAGCTGGTTACAACTCTCAAACTATTTTTGAAAAGACGGGCTTTCAGGCAAGTCAGCAAAACCTGATTATCGTCGCGGCTCAAGTTTACGACAGTCTCGTCAAAGCTGGCGTATCGGAAGAGACACTTTCCTATTATCGGGGACCCAAAAGCGACGTTCTCTACGAATTGCGCATCCTCAACCAAGAACAACGAGCGGCAGCAGCTCAATTAGCCCAAGAGAAAAAATTAGAATTCGATAGCGCCAAAGAAGTCGCCAAAGCGATTCAGGAATTTTCCAGATTTTCTCAAATCCCCGCCGGATTTACCAACGATCCGGGCGATGCCGTCGCCTATCAATACTGGAAACGCGCCAGACAAAAAAAGGATCTTCAGGAGCGAGCGCGTCTGATTGCTCAGGCATTGAAGTTTGCTCGCTCCGAGTCAGCTAGAGAAGCCATTGAAAAACTGCTGAGCGACTTTACAGCTGCTCCCAGTCGAACTGCACCTTTGATTCCCATCTATCGACTAGAAGCCGAAGAAGAAATTGCCCGTATCATTCCTGTTGTAGGTACTTTACCTTTGACAAGGCAAGACTTGGAAACCATTTCTCCGGTACAGTTAAGAGAACCTTTCCGAATTGCGCATCTTGCTAAAGACGGATCGGTGGTGCCGCTGCCGGGGTGGCAAGCCGTTCTAAAAGCCGAAGATCCGGTGGCAATTTTATGCAATAGCGATCGCCTGCCAACTCCCCTTCCTGGGAAGGCTGAAGACGTGTTGGTTGTCGTCGATCGCCAAGCGACCCAATGGGATGTTAATAGTTATTTTCTCATAGAACGAGAAGGGCAATTAACGTTTCAATGGTTTGAAGAAGCGCCTGATATCCTGCTACTAGGACAAGTCGTTCTCGTCCTACGACCTAAAAAGATTCTCGACGAAAATAATATTATTGAGCCGTGGCAGATGGACGATTAA